The following are from one region of the Candidatus Bathyanammoxibius amoris genome:
- the glnA gene encoding type I glutamate--ammonia ligase — MTPKEAVEFCKKKGARVVDLRFVDIFGKWHHFSIPVAELSEAVFEDGFGFDGSSLRAWQPIHMSDLLAMPDPGSAVMDPFLATPTLAFTCDIVEPITRENYSKDPRNIARKAETYLKSTGIADTAYFGPEPEFFIFDSIRYSHQPNHSFYFIESSEGPWTTGENEEPNLGYKIGLMEGYQPLPPSDSLQDIRSEMMLTMEKCGIAVERQHHEVATGGQAEINFKFSTLVRAADMVQQFKYIVKNTARKHGKTVTFMPKPILGDNGSGMHTHVSLWKGGEPLFAGDGYAGLSDLAMYAIGGILHHASALLAFTNPTTNSYKRLAPGHEAPINLAYSSRNRSAAIRIPMYSHNPKATRIEFRTPDPSCNAYLAFAAITMAVIDGIQNKLDPGKPLDKDIYDLPPEELAKVPATPESLARSIDALEENHEFLLKGDVFTQDVIETWVSYKRTHELEPIKLRPHPYEFSLYYDV, encoded by the coding sequence ATGACGCCGAAAGAAGCAGTAGAATTTTGCAAGAAGAAGGGCGCCCGTGTGGTAGACCTCCGGTTTGTCGACATCTTCGGGAAGTGGCACCACTTTTCCATCCCGGTCGCGGAACTTTCGGAAGCGGTCTTTGAAGACGGCTTCGGTTTCGACGGTTCGAGTCTCCGCGCCTGGCAGCCCATCCATATGAGCGATCTCCTGGCCATGCCCGACCCGGGTTCCGCGGTAATGGACCCCTTTCTGGCGACTCCCACGTTAGCGTTTACCTGCGACATCGTGGAACCTATCACCAGAGAGAATTACTCAAAAGACCCCCGCAACATCGCGCGTAAGGCGGAGACGTATCTGAAGTCCACCGGCATAGCCGACACGGCCTACTTCGGCCCGGAGCCGGAATTTTTTATCTTTGACAGCATACGCTACAGCCACCAGCCGAACCACTCGTTTTATTTTATCGAATCTTCCGAAGGACCGTGGACCACGGGAGAAAACGAGGAACCGAACCTCGGCTACAAGATCGGCCTAATGGAGGGGTATCAGCCCCTGCCCCCTTCAGACTCCCTGCAGGACATTCGTTCAGAGATGATGCTGACGATGGAAAAGTGCGGCATAGCGGTGGAACGCCAACACCATGAGGTGGCGACGGGCGGCCAGGCCGAGATTAACTTTAAGTTCAGCACGCTGGTAAGGGCGGCCGATATGGTACAGCAGTTCAAATACATCGTAAAAAATACCGCCAGAAAGCACGGCAAGACGGTGACCTTTATGCCAAAACCCATCCTGGGCGATAACGGTTCGGGCATGCACACCCACGTCTCCCTCTGGAAGGGCGGAGAACCCCTTTTCGCGGGCGACGGTTACGCCGGCCTCAGTGACCTGGCCATGTACGCCATCGGCGGGATACTGCATCACGCCAGCGCCCTTCTGGCGTTCACCAACCCGACCACGAACTCCTACAAGAGACTGGCCCCGGGGCATGAAGCGCCCATAAACCTGGCCTACTCTTCCAGAAACAGGAGCGCGGCAATCAGGATACCGATGTACAGCCACAACCCCAAGGCGACGAGGATAGAGTTCAGGACACCCGACCCCTCTTGCAACGCATACCTCGCCTTTGCCGCCATAACAATGGCCGTAATCGACGGCATACAAAACAAACTGGACCCGGGCAAGCCCCTGGACAAGGATATATACGACCTGCCGCCGGAGGAACTGGCAAAGGTGCCCGCTACACCGGAGTCGCTGGCAAGGTCCATTGACGCCCTGGAAGAAAATCATGAATTTCTGCTTAAAGGAGACGTTTTCACCCAGGATGTTATAGAGACATGGGTCTCTTACAAAAGGACACACGAGCTTGAGCCCATCAAGCTCCGTCCTCACCCGTATGAGTTTTCTTTATATTACGACGTCTAA
- a CDS encoding P-II family nitrogen regulator, with protein sequence MWMVEAIIQPARLEAVKDALCGVGVVRLTVSDVEGLGGKTKRTETFRGQEYTIDTVRKVKLEIAVNESFLEPTVEAIVRAGRLGEDDGDGKVFVLPLHDAIRIRTGERGPEAI encoded by the coding sequence ATGTGGATGGTAGAGGCCATTATTCAACCCGCCAGACTTGAGGCAGTAAAAGACGCCCTCTGTGGGGTCGGAGTGGTAAGACTAACCGTTAGCGACGTGGAAGGTCTGGGCGGCAAGACAAAGCGCACAGAGACATTTCGGGGGCAGGAATACACTATCGATACGGTGAGAAAAGTCAAGCTGGAGATAGCCGTAAACGAGTCCTTTCTCGAGCCGACGGTAGAGGCAATCGTCCGCGCGGGCAGACTGGGAGAAGATGATGGCGACGGCAAGGTCTTTGTCCTGCCGCTGCACGACGCGATACGGATAAGGACGGGCGAAAGGGGCCCGGAGGCAATCTAA